In the genome of Malania oleifera isolate guangnan ecotype guangnan chromosome 5, ASM2987363v1, whole genome shotgun sequence, the window ATCTTTTATAACTTTAGATTTTCTTGGAATTGATAGTAAATGAGTAGTTGTTGTTGTGCTAAGAGATTATTGCAAACCATGTAAAACTGAATGGCATCCATTTTAAATGTAGGATTAATGTGTAAGCCTTCATGAAGTTCTAAAACATGAGCATTAGATTTGATCTTCTTTTGGACAGGCACTTCAAGTGTGTAGCTTCGTATAGTTTCCTTTGAAAATCTCTTTAATGGAATGCAAACCATTACCACGTCTCCGTCTTGGAAAGCAACAAAGTAATAACTTTGGTGAGCCTTTGTTTTGTTAGGGCTACATGATGTTATTACATTTTTTGTGGCTTTGAGGTGTGAATAATTCATTGTATTTAAGGTAGTATTTTCCCCCAGTGGAATGATTTTGCTGTACGAAAATTGATGCAAATCACCTTCATGATATGAAGGAATCACTAGAATTGAAGATTTATTTACAAAAGTTTTATGAAAATAGAGCATTTGACaatgaaagaaataagagagagagggaaaaacgaattttgattttcatttgaTGATTAATCCTGCTATCAAGGCctcttatttatagacttgaagaGTTGCAAATGATAACCTTTCAAATAGACATTATTGTTTCAAGCTATTAATCATTCCTCTTTGAATGATCATGACTGTTGTATTTGAAATTCTATCTGTtactccccaacagtcatattgcCTAAAatctaattataaaaataaaaaataataatgtcaAAGACAAGGTCTTAATTCCGCACGTGCACCTGTCAAGTGCTCAAGTGCCAAgtgataaatataaatataaatattcacatatttatatttaaatatttggctCCACTTCCCCTTTCaactataattttaattagtGGGATAATAAATGCTTTAAGAACCTGCCCCAATTCTTTCAAAATTTCCGATGTAGGACAAAGGTTTATAGGGTTTATAAAGGCCATCTCTCCCTTACATTACAATCTAAACAACCTTAACAATGCCCCACTtagattttaatataatttttagtCAAATACTTAGTGATTCATGGTTACAAGTTGGTGTCTTTTGATTTAAGTCTCCTGTTAGTTTAAATACTTCAAGATTCTAATGAAGTTAATTGTGGCCTACGATTAAACAAAGATTCTGTGTTAGAATTCGAAATAGCACACCTGATTTCACCATGCTTCAGTGAGTAGTTTACTGAAATTTTAGCACTATTATGGCTTTATGCTACCTTCTGGTTAACTAACCACAAACTTTTCTTAGAAGTGGCGCCATTTTCCATGTTCATGTAGTTGACGTTCCCATTATGCCTCTATTACTATAGCAAATTACATTTTTGAATTTCATTAAGAGTGAATTCACCCATTCCTCTTATTAATGTAACATTTACCGTTCATTATTCTGGAATACTTGATTTGAGATCAATCACATATTAGTAACTTGCTATTACCCATGAAGCCAATTAGCTAGTGATAATAGAACTAGAAAAAAGGTTCGGTTCCTATAAAGAGTGATTTTAGAAGCGTTCTGAACTTATTCCAATTGGCGTGGTTTCTTGGGAGGTCTTTAGTGAATGGGTCTGCCAAGTTACTAGAACTAACATAAACAATGATAATTATACCTTTTTTGAAATTAGTTGTCTAACTAATACATCAATTTGCCATTGTATATTTTACTAAATGCTCTAGACATGGTTGTTTCAATATCGCAACGCAGACAAATGTCAATATCCAGGTATAGCCTCTTTGCCTACAATAGCTTCTGCCACAAGTTCATATTTCCTTGTTAAATGTGTGGTACACGTCTGTTTCATAGAAGCTCATGAAATTGCTCCGCCTCCTAGTGCAAAAAATGGACTTATTGTCACTTATACTAGTTATCCAACTAGCATTAGTGCAACCCTCTAGTAGGAAACTGGTTATGAAATAGTCCTAAATTGATCTTTCTTTTAAGATAAGCAAGGATCCTTCCAATTCCTTTCCAATGATTAGTGCAAGAATTGCTTGTATATTTAGGTGGTTTGCAAActacaaatgcaatatctggtctaatGTGATGCATGGCATGCATAAGGGTGGCAATTGCACTAGCATATTCAATTTGAGCAATCAATCTACCAGAATTTTCTGTTAATTTGAAAGAAAGAAGTACTTTCTCAATGTAATGACATTGGCATAAGGCATAACCACCATTATGTTTCCTTAACTTGACACCTAATATTGTGTCTTCTTCATTCATATTCATCTTAAATTGTGAAGGCAAATACTTCTTAGTTCCAACAATTAttatgtcatccacataaagacAAATAATAACACCATACTTGTTTGTGGACTTAGTAAATGCACTTATCAGcagtattataaaaaaaaaaaattcactgaATTGAGCATTTCATGCCACTGTTTAGGTGCTTGTTTTAAGCCATACAAGCTAATTTGCAAACTTTCTTTTCATTCCTTGGTAGAGCAAATCCTTCTAGCTGTTCCCATAAACAACTTCTCATCTAGGTCACAATTTAAGAATGTTgtcttaacatccatttgatgcAGAAGTAGATTATATGTAGATGCTATATGTGTCAAAATgatcaatgccttccttttgcAGAAAGACTGTACTTTGACCTTGAAAGTTTGAAAGGATCcgtatatattatattttctcctaaaTACGCACTTTAATCCAATAGGTCTTGATCTTGGAGGCAAATCCACTAGGATCCAAGTGTTTTTTTATAATATTGAGTCCACTTCATTGTTTATAGCTTCCCTCCAAAAAGTTGCATCCTCATGGGTTCACTAAATGTTTTAGGGTTATCATTTGGGTTTTTTATTGAGTACAATTTTGTTCGAAAGACTGTAGCTTGAGAATATATGAAATTAGGTTCCAAATTCTTTTTTCTCTTCTAGTTTATTTACTTTTCCTAGGTTCACTAGGAAGTTCAAGCTAAGTATTTTCCTTCTACTGCTAGAAGATATATGAGAGCAAGTAACCGAATCTTGTGTTTGAGCCAATTCTGTAATACTGTTGGAATCATTATGGAATTTATTTTCGAGAATTGAGGGCCTgttaattttggaaaatattttccatttttccatttctggttttccaaagaattattaATAAATCTAActtcttttttagtttttcaagatacatattaaaaaaacaatttttatttttttttattttgagatttcaaatacattttaaaaaattcaatttgtttttcaattttccaaaaaaaattagaAGGCAGCATTTAGGATAATAGATTTTGGGATTTGAATTTGTTTGGATATTCCAATCCAATACAATTTCATACTATATTTTGTCGTAAtcaacacaaatccaaatccatgaTCTGAATTTCATGCTGCCAAACATAGATATAAGAaatctataaaataataaaacaatgttgttccaacttttctatacaagtttagagaaaataaaaaacaaggtggcatttttgtacTTATTTGAACAattggaaatgaaaaataaaacaatttcCACAAGCAAAATGGtgccaaatttttttatttttattcatttttttacatacaaatgttgtaaaactgAAAAATTAGATAATTGTGTACTTTTTTGGAtaactaaaatggaaaatgaaaattgttttccatAACTAAACAAGCACTGAACATCTTTGGATTCCATTATAGCTTTAGTTTTCAAAGCTTTGGAATTTTCATCATATCCTAGTTGCTGCCCCCTAATGACGTTACCCCTTTTTCACTGattggaaaataaattaaaaataaaaaaggagaatgCGTCCAAACTTGTGACACAATTCAATTATCAAAACAGAGTTAACTAACATTGACTAGACATTGATTGTTGATGGCTGAACTTTTCTTGGTGAGCATTTTCCTCACTTATCTCACCAGTGGTGGATCATAAATAGAGGATATCTATCATCTATGATTCATGGTTTTGTGGGTCCTTTTCTGGGTGGTGAGTGGTGACTGGTCAGGTGTCTGTCATAGACAAGCTACCAGCTGCCGCAAACAAAGCCAGAGATAATCTGGGAGGGGCGATGGCGGCCCCTTACTTTCTGGCAAAAAAACTAGTGTGCAATAGTAGAACAATGAACTATCATATTTCATGTACTTCATTGTGTTTGGTCTCCTTTTCCGCCGACAAACTGCTCCCTCAAACTGGTCAATTTGTCTTCAACCATCGGGTGGTGGTTTTTTCCCATCTATGGAAGCATGGGTAGCTGATTGTGTATCCTTTTCTTCCCTTTTATCTGGTGAAGTTTGATATTAATCATTAAATGTTGGcattaatcttatatatatatatatatatataaaattcctgCATTGGAAATTTTGACTTCACCTCTGCCAGCTGCAGTAAGTCCAAAAGGATCTAGTAGGGAAATTAAAGCATCTCCAGAGACTAAGAGTAATGAGAGCTGCCCTTGTGCCTTTATGTAGGAGGATATTTGTCAGTGTAACTGAGCTAATATCATAAAGGGGCCTTCTTATTTATAGAGGTCCCCACAATAAAGATTAAAGAGGGTTGTTGTGAACGAACCTATTGCAAGTATGGTCATTGTTTTAAAACCTGGACAGGTAACCAACCTGGTAAAGCCACTGAGTTGGTCTAAATCAATTGGATTGGTGGTCAAACTGGTAGCTATTTACACGCACGCACACAACAACAACGATGatgataattatcataattttttttaataccaaaAGGAATTCATGAGATAGAATGAGAATGTATGATAAGGAAAtgagacatctccttaacaaagtcgGGGAAACCCTGGGGAAAATTTCTAAATGGTAAAAGAGTTCAAGATTTGATTAACTCATAAATATTGAATAACAGTTAGAGGGGGTTTTAATTaaattgagaatttattcaaggCAAGAGTGTTTACAATTTGATTAAATCTATACGTATTACATGCATGTATgctgtatgtatgtgtgtatatatggaTGTGAAAGAACttgattatatatattatttgttcagGAAAGAATCACAAAGCTGCTGTTGGCAGCTTCCTTTCTCCTGCTGGCAGCAGAAtttcaacaccccccccccccccttttttttttttaaaaaatgagagCCTGGGTCATCCCATCTGGCTCACCAGATTCAGCCAGGTTGATCGCGGTTCATACCATTTTGGGTTTTATCACATCACTTAGTCAAAGAAGTGAATGGTCTCAGTCAGATCCAATTCGACCACCCAAACTGGTCTGAGGTTTTAAACCAAGGGTATGGTGGTCATTAGTCCCTTTGAATGACAAGGATGCTATTTTCTTGTCATTCCATGGATCTTGACAGTAGGGTTATGGGTTATGATAGGGCTGACGCCTTTCTCTACATCAAATAAATTAAACCAGTTAATCTATTTGTATGCTTACTCTATTATAAGTGTGGATGTCCATTGCAGGGTCCACCCTGGAGCTCCACCCAGGATCAACCAAGACATGTCACCCTCTTCTGTGTGTCTTAGGGATGAGGATGACAAACCCACCCACCCCTCAACCACAAACAcaccgggaaaaaaaaaaaagcctcaaTGAAGATCCTCCCATCCTTGGCTTTACTCGTGCAGCACTGGACTTGTGATGGTAGTTGTTGTGAGATGCTTCATCCTTCCAAACAACCAGTAAGCCCCCGCTTCATTTGCCATCAAATTGATATTATATGGCTCATAGTCTTCCAACTAAAGAGTTTCAATCTCTAGGATGTCTGTTCCACTTGGAATTCTATCAAGTGAAGCCCTTCGCTCCATTTCTGGTGAATTCGACCTTGGTGTCTTCCAAGGGTCATGCACAGTTCACTCTTTCAGTTTCCCATCTCCATTTGATTATTACAGATGACAACTCTTTCTTGTGGTGTAAATGTTCTCCATTACACATGGAACTGAAATACTCCCTTTGGTTCTTTGGTATATTTTAATAGGTGTCTGAATCCATGATCTACTTTGATTCATTCAATGCTTGCTTACAATTTCCTCAGGTTAAATTCAAATTGAATGCTGCCTTATTTCCACGGATGTTGTAATGTTATGTGCCAttaaccacccccccccccaaaaaaaaaattgtataaatagGGCAAAAATGTTAACAATATTTTGTTTGCAATGGGAAAAAAAGAACTTACAGTATTCATGTTCCACGAAAAAAAATATGCTGTCATTAATTTCACTTTTTTCTAAGTGGAAAGAGAGAATCATGCATTGTGATTTGCTTTGAGGTTGGATCAGTTGGTGCGTATCACTCTAGGTTTCATTTGTATGTTGACAAACCTTTTAAgtatttgttttgattgtttCTGTTTGAAAATTCTGGACTATCCTTCCTGGTTAAATTTCGCAAGTTTGTTTAATTTCAATCTTATTATTGCTAGAGGCGGAGAACTGCAGTTGATGAGCTCAACATGCGCAGCATTTTTGAAGAGAATGATGTTGTTTGTGTAAGTTTACTAATTCTTGCGTTTGAGTCTAAAGTTGCTGTCTAATCAATGCAGCCCTTTGTACAAGCTTGCTACATTCTTAAATTATATACATGGGTTGGTTGAATATATGGTAAATAATTCTTGCATTACTTTGCAAAAACATTTTAGGTATTGAAAACATATGTATTCCTTTGTGCTCAGGCCAAGAAAATTATTTTACCCCCTTTTTTTCCCCTACTTGAAAGCATGCATGATCCAATACTCTGAAATCTTCCATCATTTTTTCAGGCTGAGGTTCGCGGTTTCCAGCATGATGGCAGTTTACACCTGCAAGCAAGAAGTCAAAAATATGGAAAGGTAGAGTGCTTATGTGCATCCATggctctttttttctttttctttttttcaaatgtATCTCGCATGTGCTAATACTTCAGTTTTAGCAACCTATTTTGGACGCAACATACGTACTCGAAATTTGAAGTAGAGAAAATTCCCTTACAATAAATTTGGaaaatctaataatttttttaactaaaaatagTCTAAAATATACATCAGTGTCTGGTGGGGGAACAAGGGAAAACATTAAAGAGTTGACCCACTTTTAAATGGATAATCATAAATGTgtcaatatattttaaataaatggGCCATTAATGTGTCAAAAATGACCTGGCTCATTTCAACTCAACCCATTTTGGCAGTCCACACCCATCTAACATATCTATTGCAACAGGCTACAAACATTGGCTTGGATCATTTGATGCATGGTATCTGTATTATGTTACTACTTTTTCTGCTTTGAGGTGTTTAGGATTTTTATTGATTATTTCTGATTCATTTGTCTTACCATTTGAACCTCTGCTGCTCAGCTTGATTTCATTATGTTTTAAAATGTATTGTCTTGCATTTAAATGTGCACAATATATTAGGTTTCAGCTTTCATCTTTATCTCATCGTCATTGCTTTATATGTTACTTTGTGTTCATTATCAATTATTCTCAttattaacatcaatatcattttGTACAATTATGATTATAATTTTCATTACAGCTCCAACGGGGTCAACTACTCAAAATTCCTCCATATCTGGTGAAAAGACGCAAACAACATTTCCATCACCTAGAACAGTATGGAATTGACTTGATACTTGGTTGTAATGGATTCATATGGATTGGGGAACATGTGGAAGCAAAAGATGATATGTTAGAAGATGAAACAAATAAATCTGAGCAACTGAGCACCAACGCCAATAGAAGTGGCATGTGTCTTGAAGAACAAGAACAAAATTACAAAAGTTACACACCGCTAGAAATAAGGCAGAACATTTGCAGGACTGCAAATGCTGTCCGTGTCTTGTCAACTCTAGGATTTAATGTTACCATGGAAGTGATAGTGGAGACGGTAAACTTGAGTATCTCAATGAATGTGGATATACACGAGATGCTTGGAGCAGAGTTCTGTGTTGTGGTTGTAGAGAGAGAGGCTGAACGGCAAAGCTTCATGGGAAAGAAAAAGTGAAAGACAATCAGACCATATATTTAGTTTCATGAAAGTTTATATTTTTAGTtctctttgttagctaaaaaatTTTGGTCATAAATTAGGATGGTTCTGTTATAAGTCAAAGGTACAATCTTCTAGTCTCATTAGAATTGTGTTTGCTCAGAATTATTAGTGTCTTGAAGCCTTATAACTGCTGCAACAGCCCCAGTCAACCATCTTCACCGGTGCCTTCCCAAGGAGCAGCAATGTGTGCATGTGTTTACATGAGGAGATGCTACGGGTGGTTTTTGGTCATGTTAAGAAAAGCTTTTAGTTGTTTCACTCTCTCGCATTTTTGTATGCCTCTTCGATATGTTTGGTTCGGTGGTTAGGTTTGGCTGGATTGCGCAAAGGATCCTAGTCTATGTTTGGTGTAACGAACAAAAGGATTGGACTGAGGAACAAAAAATGGACAAGGATGCCCCTCGTCTTCTCTGCTCTACAGTTCATCCTCAATTCCCATCTCAATCCATGTTGCGATAATGCCTCCACTGCCCTGACTTAGGGGTTGGCCAATGCCCCATCATGACACAATTGCAGCCTCAATCTCATCCCTCCACTTGCACGGCTACTTTGAAACCAAATCATTTGTTCCTGATTTCTCCAAATTGTGAATCCTCTCCTTCTAAATTCTCACAACAGCTTCAAGATACTTGCTCCGATTGTCCACTTTACCTTCTTGGCACTTTACCATAACACTCCACTGCACAATCAAAGTCTTTTATAGACTCTCAGATTGCAACTCTCATTGTGTGAACCAGATAATTCACAAGAGATGTAATTTCAGAGTCTATGAAAGACTCTAATTGTACGGTGGTAATAAGTGTACGATGAAGTGTCTAGAAGATAAAGTGGATAATCAGAGCAAGTGTATAGAAGCTGTTATGAGAATTTGGAAGGAGAGGATTCATGAATTGGAGAAATTGGGAACAAATGATTTGGTTTCAAAGCAACTGCGCAACTGAAGGGATGAGATTGAGGCTGCAATTGTGTCATGGACTGTTGGCTAGCCCCTATGTCAAGGCAATGGAGGCATTATCACGACAGGGATTTAGTTGGAAACTAAGGATGAACTGCAGGGCAGAGAAGATG includes:
- the LOC131155186 gene encoding exosome complex component RRP4 homolog codes for the protein MREVQLSLNQTQKLRVKKALEQLESLSSKINSNASVTVADTISVNYEDGVLKGHGTSELDGEVVATVCGIVERVNKLVYVRALRARYKPEIGDIIVGRIIEVAPKRWRLEINFSQDAVLMLSSMNLPDGIQRRRTAVDELNMRSIFEENDVVCAEVRGFQHDGSLHLQARSQKYGKLQRGQLLKIPPYLVKRRKQHFHHLEQYGIDLILGCNGFIWIGEHVEAKDDMLEDETNKSEQLSTNANRSGMCLEEQEQNYKSYTPLEIRQNICRTANAVRVLSTLGFNVTMEVIVETVNLSISMNVDIHEMLGAEFCVVVVEREAERQSFMGKKK